A section of the Rummeliibacillus pycnus genome encodes:
- the fliM gene encoding flagellar motor switch protein FliM, with amino-acid sequence MAGDVLSQSEIDALLSALSTGEMTADDIKKEEESKKVKVYDFKRALRFSKDQIRSLTRIHENFARLLTTFFSAQLRTYVQITVASVDQIPFEEFIRSIPNMTLINVFEVPPLDGNILMEINPNIAYSMLDRLMGGTGASHSNVDNLTEIETKIMTNLFERSFDNLREAWANIADIDPVLTELEVNPQFLQMISPNETVVVISFNSIIGETSGMINICIPHVVLEPIVPNLSVRYWMQSNKKEVSPEQTAIIEKRVKQSDLEVVAELGISDISIEDFLLLQYGDVIQLNQKISQPLILKVGGIPKFTVQPGKLKNRMAVQVIESLKGGDDDE; translated from the coding sequence ATGGCAGGAGATGTGTTATCTCAATCCGAAATTGATGCGCTTTTATCAGCGTTATCAACGGGAGAAATGACGGCAGATGACATTAAAAAAGAAGAGGAGTCAAAAAAAGTAAAAGTCTATGACTTCAAACGTGCCCTCCGATTCTCAAAAGATCAGATTCGAAGTCTAACAAGAATACATGAAAATTTTGCACGCTTGCTAACTACGTTTTTCTCTGCACAGCTTCGAACATATGTGCAAATTACTGTCGCATCAGTCGACCAAATACCATTTGAAGAATTTATCCGATCAATACCTAATATGACTTTGATCAATGTATTTGAAGTTCCTCCTTTAGATGGTAATATTTTAATGGAAATCAATCCTAATATTGCATATTCCATGTTAGATCGTTTGATGGGAGGGACAGGGGCAAGTCATAGTAATGTAGATAATCTTACAGAAATTGAAACAAAAATTATGACAAACCTATTCGAACGCTCTTTTGATAATTTGAGAGAAGCGTGGGCGAACATTGCGGATATTGATCCGGTATTAACTGAATTAGAGGTAAATCCGCAATTCTTACAAATGATATCTCCAAATGAAACAGTTGTAGTGATATCATTCAACTCAATCATTGGTGAAACAAGTGGGATGATTAATATTTGTATACCACATGTTGTTTTAGAACCAATTGTGCCAAACTTATCTGTTCGTTACTGGATGCAATCAAATAAAAAAGAGGTTTCTCCAGAACAAACAGCTATTATCGAAAAACGAGTAAAGCAATCTGATTTGGAAGTTGTTGCTGAACTAGGTATTTCTGATATTAGTATTGAAGATTTCCTATTACTTCAATACGGTGATGTGATTCAACTAAATCAGAAAATTAGCCAGCCACTGATCTTAAAGGTTGGGGGCATACCTAAATTTACCGTTCAACCTGGTAAGTTAAAAAATAGAATGGCTGTTCAAGTAATAGAGTCTTTGAAAGGAGGAGACGATGATGAGTGA
- the fliL gene encoding flagellar basal body-associated protein FliL, translating into MKKNKLLSIMLIILVSITLIGVVAVVVITQLNKGTSASSVQNIDDIVAESVDIDEITTNIADDNYAKIALKIQTSSKDAAAELKKRDFQVKSILIGELSEMSKADLEGKKGKELLENTLKTKINGLMQDGEVQQVYITSLIIQ; encoded by the coding sequence ATGAAGAAGAATAAGCTACTATCCATTATGTTAATTATTTTAGTGTCAATTACGCTTATTGGAGTTGTTGCCGTTGTTGTTATTACTCAACTTAATAAGGGAACATCAGCATCTTCAGTTCAAAATATTGATGATATCGTTGCAGAATCAGTTGATATCGATGAAATAACAACTAATATTGCAGATGATAACTATGCTAAAATTGCACTTAAAATTCAAACATCAAGTAAAGATGCAGCTGCAGAATTGAAAAAACGTGATTTCCAAGTGAAAAGTATTTTAATCGGAGAATTATCTGAAATGTCAAAAGCAGACTTGGAAGGAAAAAAAGGTAAAGAATTGCTTGAAAATACGTTAAAAACGAAGATTAATGGACTAATGCAAGACGGAGAAGTTCAACAAGTATATATTACTTCTCTCATTATTCAGTAA
- a CDS encoding flagellar FlbD family protein, whose amino-acid sequence MITLTKLNKKPFSLNALYIESVEEFPDTTITLTTGRKYVVLETMNEVQKKIIEFYRSVQLLSNPHVRGEKDEEE is encoded by the coding sequence ATGATTACTCTAACAAAATTAAATAAAAAACCGTTCTCATTAAATGCACTATACATAGAATCGGTCGAGGAGTTTCCTGATACGACAATCACGTTAACGACCGGGCGAAAATATGTTGTATTGGAAACTATGAATGAGGTTCAAAAAAAAATTATTGAATTTTATCGTAGTGTGCAACTCCTATCAAACCCGCACGTAAGAGGTGAAAAGGATGAAGAAGAATAA
- the flgG gene encoding flagellar basal body rod protein FlgG, protein MLRSMYSGISGLRNFQTKLDVIGNNIANVNTYGFKKGRVIFKDLISQTTQGASAPGANLGGTNPKQIGLGSQLAAIDTIHDAGSMQTTNRTLDCAISGDGYFVVQDGNEQYFTRAGNFYLDSNGTLVTADGKKVLMDNEAAIPTDATEITIGQDGTVSYTQNNTLVTAGTIQLARFANPGGLTKVGGNYFKPSNNSGGPVIGAPNSEGRGSVQSGFLEMSNVDLSEEFTEMIVAQRGFQANSRIITTSDEILQELVNLKR, encoded by the coding sequence ATGTTACGTTCTATGTATTCTGGAATTAGTGGTCTTCGTAATTTCCAAACAAAATTAGATGTTATTGGTAACAATATTGCAAACGTCAACACTTATGGCTTCAAAAAAGGTCGCGTAATCTTCAAAGATTTAATTTCTCAAACTACACAGGGTGCATCAGCTCCAGGAGCAAACCTTGGTGGTACAAATCCTAAGCAAATCGGTCTTGGATCACAACTTGCAGCAATTGATACTATACATGATGCTGGTTCCATGCAAACAACAAACCGAACTTTAGACTGTGCAATTTCAGGTGATGGTTATTTCGTTGTTCAAGATGGAAATGAACAATACTTTACACGTGCAGGTAACTTTTACTTGGATAGCAACGGTACACTTGTAACAGCAGATGGTAAAAAGGTATTAATGGACAATGAAGCTGCAATACCAACAGATGCAACAGAGATCACAATTGGTCAAGATGGTACAGTTTCTTACACACAAAACAATACGTTAGTAACAGCTGGAACAATTCAACTTGCTCGTTTTGCGAATCCAGGTGGTTTAACAAAAGTTGGTGGTAACTATTTTAAACCATCAAATAACTCAGGTGGTCCAGTCATTGGCGCACCTAACTCAGAAGGGCGAGGATCAGTTCAATCTGGTTTCCTTGAAATGTCAAATGTTGACCTATCTGAAGAATTCACTGAAATGATAGTAGCTCAACGTGGTTTCCAGGCAAACTCTCGTATTATCACAACTTCTGATGAGATCTTACAAGAACTAGTAAATCTTAAACGATAA
- a CDS encoding TIGR02530 family flagellar biosynthesis protein, translating to MPTIKYIQHQYPIQSGIKQKTVQVKQLEQQSFSELLAEQTTKQLKVSKHASNRLHERNIHIDDHQWERITNKVFEAKSKGVNDSLVLTSNAALIVSAKNATVITAMDRHEAQDQLFTNIDGTIVLG from the coding sequence ATGCCGACAATTAAATATATTCAGCATCAATATCCTATACAATCAGGCATTAAACAAAAAACAGTACAAGTAAAACAACTAGAGCAGCAATCATTTAGTGAGTTATTAGCAGAACAGACCACAAAACAGTTAAAAGTGAGTAAGCATGCATCTAATAGACTCCATGAGCGCAATATCCATATTGATGATCATCAATGGGAACGCATTACAAACAAAGTATTTGAAGCAAAATCTAAAGGTGTCAACGATTCACTCGTTTTAACAAGCAATGCAGCTCTAATAGTGAGTGCTAAAAATGCTACGGTTATTACAGCAATGGATCGTCATGAAGCACAGGATCAATTATTTACCAACATTGACGGTACAATTGTGTTGGGATAA
- the flgD gene encoding flagellar hook assembly protein FlgD, translating to MADTTVTNNATTDKAVTSGYYLSNKKSTKQTGNSSLNKDAFLQLLVTQLQNQDPTSPMDDKEFISQMAQFSSLEQMQNVSKSIDSLSEISKQSQLIQYNNFIGKSVNWHEVSSKTDEKGNPIVDSGSGVVSKISYNGDSVTITLADGKN from the coding sequence ATGGCAGATACTACTGTAACAAATAATGCAACAACAGATAAAGCTGTAACTTCTGGTTATTATTTATCAAATAAAAAGAGTACAAAACAAACAGGCAATAGTTCATTAAATAAAGATGCCTTTTTACAATTACTTGTTACGCAATTGCAAAATCAAGATCCTACCAGTCCTATGGATGATAAAGAATTCATTTCTCAAATGGCCCAATTTTCATCTCTAGAACAAATGCAAAATGTATCAAAATCGATTGATTCATTATCAGAGATTTCGAAGCAATCACAGTTAATTCAATATAACAATTTTATTGGAAAAAGTGTAAACTGGCATGAAGTTTCATCTAAGACGGATGAAAAAGGAAATCCAATTGTAGATTCTGGAAGTGGTGTTGTAAGTAAAATTTCTTATAACGGTGATAGTGTTACGATTACACTTGCAGATGGGAAAAATTAA